TGGTGAAGATACCGGCCAGCTCCGGCGTGGCGCGCGCCTTGTTGGTAAAGGCGTTGGTCGCGTCGAACAGGGCGTCATAACCCAGCGCGGCACGGTCCTCGATCATCATCTTGAAGCCGCCGATGGTGCCCAGGCCCTGAACCGGCGGCGGCGGGAACACGGCGATAAAGGCGTCCTGGATCGCGGCGTACTTGCCATTGAGCTGCGCCGCGATGGCGTTGCCCGACAGTTCCTTGGTCTTGCGTTCTTCAAACGGCTTGAGCGAGACGAAGACGATGCCGGCGCTGGGGCTGTTGGTGAAGCCATTGATCGACAGGCCCGGGAAGGCAATCGCCGACTCCACGCCCGGCTGCTTGAGCGCGATGTCGGACATCTGGCGGATCACGTCTTCGGTGCGGTCCAGCGTGGCGCCGTCAGGCAGCTTGGCAAAGCTCACCAGGTACTGCTTGTCCTGCGCCGGCACAAAGCCCTTGGGCACCAGCTGGAACACACCCCAGGTCAGCGCCAGCATCACGGCGTAGACGCCGAACACTGCCGTCTTGCGCGAGATCACGCCCTTCACACCCTTGCCGTAACGATCGGCGCTGGCGCCAAAGAAACGGTTGAAGCGGCCAAAGAAGCCACCCAGCACGCGATCCATGCCGCGCGAGAGCCAGTCCTTCGGCGCATCGTGGCCGCGCAGCAGCAGCGCGGACAAGGCCGGCGACAGCGTCAGCGAATTGAAGGCCGAGATGATGGTCGAGATGGCGATGGTCAGCGCGAACTGCTTGTAGAACTGACCGGTCAGGCCCGTCATGAAGGCCAGCGGCACGAACACGGCGATCAGCGTCAGCGCGATCGCGATGATCGGGCCGCTCACCTCACGCATGGCCTTGTAGGTGGCCTCTTTTGGCGATAACCCCTCGGCGATATTGCGCTCGACGTTCTCCACCACCACGATCGCATCGTCCACCACGATCCCGATGGCGAGCACCAGCCCGAACAGCGACAACGCATTGATCGAGAAGCCAAAGGCATGCATCAGCCCGAACGTCCCCACGATCGACACGGGCACGGCCAGCAGCGGAATCACCGAGGCGCGCCACGTCTGCAGGAACAGGATAACCACCAGCACCACCAGGGCGATGGCTTCGAACAACGTGTGGGTCACGGCTTCGATGCTATGGCGCACGAACTGCGTCGGGTCATAGACGATGCTGTAGTCCACGCCATCGGGGAAGTTCTGCTTGAGCTCCTCCATGGTCTTGCGCACATCGTCCGAGATCTGGATGGCGTTGGAGCCCGGGGCCTGGAAGATCGGAATGGCCACCGCGGACTTGTTGTCCAGCAGCGAGCGCAGCGCGTACTCCGACGCGCCCAGCTCGATGCGCGACACGTCCTTCAGGTAGGTCACGCCGCCATCGGGCGAGGTCGCCACGATGATGTCGCCGAAGGCCTCCACGGTTTCCAGGCGGCCCTGCGCGTTCACGGAAAGCTGCAGGTCAGCGCCCGGCAGCGCGGGCGAGGCGCCGATCACGCCAGCGGCCACCTGCACGTTCTGCTCGCGGATGGCCTTGACCACGTCGGCGGCCACCAGCTTGCGCTCGGCCATCTTCTCGGGGTTCAGCCACACGCGCATGGAATAGTCACCCGAGCCGAACAGCTGCACCTGGCCCACGCCCTGGATCCGCGCCAGGCGGTCCTTGACGTTGATCACCGCGTAGTTGCGCAGGTAGGTCATGTCGTAGCGGTCGTTCGGCGAGACCAGGTGGACCACCATGGTCAGGTCGGGCGAGCTTTTCACCGTGGTGATGCCCAGGCGGCGCACGTCCTCGGGCAGGCGCGGCTCGGCTTGCGCCACGCGGTTCTGCACAAGCTGCTGGGCCTTGTCCGGATCGGTGCCGAGCTTGAAGGTGACGGTCAGCGTCAGCAGGCCATCGCTATTGGCTTGCGACGACATGTACAGCATGTCCTCGACGCCGTTGATCTGCTCCTCCAGCGGAGACGCCACGGTCGCGGCAATCACCTTGGGGTTGGCGCCCGGATACTGCGCGCGCACCACCACGGACGGCGGCACCACCTCGGGATACTCCGAGATGGGTAGCTTGAACATCGAGATGGCGCCGATCAGGAAGATCAGCACCGATAGCACGCCGGCAAAGATAGGCCGGTCGATAAAGAATTTCGAGAGATTCATCTCAGTCTCGGCTGTCTTGGCGAAAGGGCTCCCCCTGGCGGCCTGAATGGCAGGCGCCATGTGGAGCGGGGAAGCTAAAAAAATGGTTTTGCCCCGGGGCAGAGGGACATTCAAAGC
The Cupriavidus basilensis DNA segment above includes these coding regions:
- a CDS encoding efflux RND transporter permease subunit, with the translated sequence MNLSKFFIDRPIFAGVLSVLIFLIGAISMFKLPISEYPEVVPPSVVVRAQYPGANPKVIAATVASPLEEQINGVEDMLYMSSQANSDGLLTLTVTFKLGTDPDKAQQLVQNRVAQAEPRLPEDVRRLGITTVKSSPDLTMVVHLVSPNDRYDMTYLRNYAVINVKDRLARIQGVGQVQLFGSGDYSMRVWLNPEKMAERKLVAADVVKAIREQNVQVAAGVIGASPALPGADLQLSVNAQGRLETVEAFGDIIVATSPDGGVTYLKDVSRIELGASEYALRSLLDNKSAVAIPIFQAPGSNAIQISDDVRKTMEELKQNFPDGVDYSIVYDPTQFVRHSIEAVTHTLFEAIALVVLVVILFLQTWRASVIPLLAVPVSIVGTFGLMHAFGFSINALSLFGLVLAIGIVVDDAIVVVENVERNIAEGLSPKEATYKAMREVSGPIIAIALTLIAVFVPLAFMTGLTGQFYKQFALTIAISTIISAFNSLTLSPALSALLLRGHDAPKDWLSRGMDRVLGGFFGRFNRFFGASADRYGKGVKGVISRKTAVFGVYAVMLALTWGVFQLVPKGFVPAQDKQYLVSFAKLPDGATLDRTEDVIRQMSDIALKQPGVESAIAFPGLSINGFTNSPSAGIVFVSLKPFEERKTKELSGNAIAAQLNGKYAAIQDAFIAVFPPPPVQGLGTIGGFKMMIEDRAALGYDALFDATNAFTNKARATPELAGIFTNYQVNVPQLDVKLDRVKAKQLGVPVTDVFDTLQTYLGSAYVNDFNKFGRTYQVKVQADAQFRAHAEDILQLKTRNSAGDMVPLSSLLTVNQGFGPDSVIRYNGFTAADMNGGPAPGFSSGQAQAAAERIAAETLPKGIKFEWTDLTYQDILAGNAGVWIFPLCVLLVFLVLAAQYESLTLPLAVILIVPLSLLAAMTGVWLTKGDNNIFTQIGFIVLVGLSAKNAILIVEFARELEHEGRSIVAAAIEASRLRLRPILMTSFAFIMGVVPLVVSTGAGAEMRHAMGVAVFAGMLGVTFFGLFLTPVFYVALRMLATRGERRKVSDAPSASHKAIASAE